One part of the Mariniblastus fucicola genome encodes these proteins:
- a CDS encoding sensor domain-containing diguanylate cyclase: MSNILLENLPSPPEVAIKLLDQFAEADVNLNELEKTISAGPTLAARIVQFANSASFARQRAATSLKQAMMVIGIKGVKVLALSFSLTEMGESKQEGRRFCFNEYWRFSLACAVSSKTLYREMSKDEETGFLFGLLMNIGQLALACSQPDQYEEMLGETSMNDPSLIEKEISTFGLSRYELAQAAMESLGFPPSITAAFKEMNAGNRDRPEAKIIEVTHAMSCLFLNEDLDGNAVRDFSEKLAELTQNGLEENRQSYDTALEEYKEIASVLSYKSPSPKSLKEIENEAKHSIIQMTMALHLDKAQVEKENDELKDLAMLDELTGLGNRRQYEQMIQSEISRCNRLNRQLVLWIIDIDNFKSINDTYGHATGDAILIEVASRMGRSTRGYDFLFRIGGEEFVVIQSESTVDTCEVVAERLRSEVANRPFVVDDLEIPITISLGGAIFGYGSATTKEQLFELADKNLYAAKNGGRNQFVIDRDTELNVPTGPTNQFFTALHAENS, translated from the coding sequence ATGAGCAATATACTTTTGGAAAATCTTCCATCTCCACCCGAGGTAGCGATCAAGCTTCTGGATCAGTTTGCGGAAGCGGACGTGAATCTCAACGAACTGGAGAAAACGATTAGCGCTGGCCCGACGTTGGCGGCTCGAATTGTTCAGTTTGCAAACTCGGCCAGTTTTGCAAGGCAACGTGCAGCCACGTCGCTCAAGCAAGCGATGATGGTCATTGGGATCAAAGGTGTCAAAGTTTTGGCACTGTCATTTTCACTCACGGAAATGGGCGAATCGAAACAGGAAGGGCGACGATTCTGTTTCAACGAATACTGGCGTTTTTCACTTGCTTGTGCCGTTTCTTCCAAGACGCTCTATCGCGAGATGTCCAAAGACGAAGAAACCGGGTTCCTGTTCGGACTGTTGATGAATATCGGACAACTCGCGCTTGCATGCAGCCAACCCGACCAATACGAAGAGATGCTTGGCGAGACGTCGATGAATGATCCGTCCCTGATTGAAAAAGAAATTAGCACTTTCGGGCTCAGTCGTTACGAACTGGCCCAAGCTGCGATGGAGTCGCTCGGATTTCCACCGTCGATCACGGCCGCTTTCAAAGAAATGAATGCGGGAAACCGAGACCGACCAGAGGCGAAAATCATCGAGGTCACGCACGCGATGAGCTGTCTGTTCCTCAACGAAGATCTTGACGGCAACGCCGTTCGGGACTTTTCGGAAAAGCTTGCGGAACTCACTCAGAATGGACTGGAAGAGAATCGCCAATCCTACGATACCGCGTTGGAGGAGTACAAAGAAATCGCCAGTGTCCTGTCTTACAAGAGTCCGTCACCGAAGAGTTTGAAGGAAATAGAAAACGAAGCCAAGCACTCGATCATCCAGATGACGATGGCGCTTCATCTTGACAAAGCCCAAGTCGAAAAAGAGAACGACGAGCTGAAAGATTTGGCGATGCTGGATGAACTGACGGGGCTTGGGAACCGGCGGCAGTACGAGCAAATGATTCAGTCAGAGATTTCGAGGTGCAATCGCCTGAATCGTCAGTTAGTGCTTTGGATTATTGACATCGATAACTTTAAATCGATCAATGACACCTACGGACATGCCACGGGCGACGCGATTTTGATTGAGGTAGCGTCTCGAATGGGCAGATCCACACGCGGATATGACTTTCTGTTCCGCATCGGTGGTGAAGAGTTCGTGGTCATTCAATCCGAATCGACCGTCGATACGTGCGAAGTTGTTGCGGAACGCCTCCGCAGCGAAGTCGCCAATCGTCCGTTCGTAGTCGACGATCTGGAGATACCGATCACGATCAGTTTGGGAGGAGCGATCTTTGGTTACGGTTCAGCAACGACGAAAGAGCAGTTGTTTGAATTGGCGGACAAGAATCTCTACGCGGCGAAAAACGGAGGTCGGAACCAGTTCGTGATCGATCGCGATACGGAGTTGAATGTACCGACAGGTCCCACGAACCAGTTTTTTACAGCACTTCATGCAGAAAACAGCTGA